In a genomic window of Jaculus jaculus isolate mJacJac1 chromosome 8, mJacJac1.mat.Y.cur, whole genome shotgun sequence:
- the Lrrn4 gene encoding leucine-rich repeat neuronal protein 4, with translation MRWTLLLLLLLLLTARSQSLAASLQERLAQFPPTRRGSGDGGGDHTTDPPCAGLLGAGPAAVSLANRGLERLPRCLPRTLRVLDGSHNLLRALSAGELRPLPELRVLMLRHNRIAALRWGGAAPAALHTLDLSYNLLASPPPCPGPALRSLRTLALAGNPLQALPPRAFACFPALRMLNLSCSALGRGAHGAIAEEAFVGQDGGPLAALEVLDLSGTYLERVESGWISSLPKLKSLYLRKMPRLRSLEADIFKMTPSLQQLDCQDSSALTSVHTHIFQDTPCLQVLMFQNCNLSTFRPWTMSFSQVLFVSLLGNPLTCSCELAWLLMDANRTVLHRAADTVCTPAAGSEGPFSGPLSLSQLFGVCKSDQSTPFPTSNPPSFDHSVCVQQTWVPSTGKSTVLSAQPGEGHQNVTEASSHTTVSLTQRVWSHSDALERIALSRTDERVPSRAASTVVAEHQGHAATHVLKPSISAASTRLARKHLSPFPTSPNPMNMSQHNQRLRSTHETVHSNPFEDEIPVTLLDDSEEAAGTQEEVGAPQLRVRCDYHPCKHLQTPCAELQQRLRCLCPGLSKEDTIPDPPKLQEAAEVTDTSMLIRWCAPNSVVFWYHVHYSAEGGVGNQSVGNIYSTARQHPLYGLSPDTTYHVCVLAANRAGLSQPQTSGWRRSCTNFRTKPSSVIIFWGMCTTSSLLLLSTLVLSVCLCRQRWKPHRQCYDTHLVAFKNPAKDEVVAQW, from the exons ATGCGGTggacgctgctgctgctgctgctgctgctgttgacgGCGCGGAGCCAGAGCCTCGCTGCGTCTCTCCAGGAAAGGCTCGCGCAGTTCCCACCTACTCGGCGGGGCTCGGGCGACGGCGGCGGCGACCACACCACCGACCCGCCCTGCGCCGGGCTCCTCGGCGCGGGGCCCGCGGCCGTGAGCCTGGCGAACCGCGGCCTGGAGCGCCTGCCCCGCTGCCTCCCGCGCACGCTGCGCGTCCTGGACGGCAGCCACAACCTGCTGCGCGCCCTCAGCGCCGGGGAGCTCCGCCCCCTGCCCGAGCTGCGGGTGCTGATGCTGCGCCACAACCGCATCGCCGCGCTGCGCTGGGGCGGCGCCGCGCCCGCCGCGCTGCACACGCTTGACCTCAGCTACAACCTGCTGGCCAGCCCGCCGCCCTGCCCTGGGCCCGCGCTGCGCAGCCTCCGCACGCTGGCGCTCGCCGGCAACCCGCTGCAGGCGCTGCCGCCCCGCGCCTTCGCCTGCTTCCCCGCGCTGCGGATGCTCAACCTCTCCTGCAGCGCGCTGGGCCGCGGAGCCCACGGGGCCATCGCCGAGGAGGCGTTCGTCGGGCAGGACGGCGGGCCCCTGGCCGCTCTCGAGGTCCTGGACCTCAGCGGCACGTACCTCGAGAGAG TTGAGTCTGGGTGGATAAGCAGCCTGCCAAAGCTCAAATCTCTCTACCTGAGGAAGATGCCCAGGCTGAGGTCCCTGGAGGCAGACATTTTCAAGATGACCCCCAGCCTGCAGCAGCTGGATTGTCAAGATTCCTCAGCACTTActtctgtccacacacacatctttcAAGACACTCCTTGTCTGCAGGTCCTTATGTTCCAGAA TTGCAACTTGAGTACCTTCCGCCCTTGGACTATGAGCTTCTCCCAGGTCCTGTTTGTCAGCCTCTTGGGCAATCCTCTCACGTGCAGCTGTGAGCTGGCCTGGCTCCTCATGGATGCAAACAGAACCGTCCTTCACAG GGCAGCAGACACTGTTTGCACCCCTGCTGCAGGATCGGAGGGCCCCTTCtcaggccctctctctctctcccagctgTTTGGTGTGTGTAAGTCGGACCAAAGCACCCCCTTCCCAACTTCAAACCCACCTTCTTTTGACCACTCAGTGTGTGTACAGCAGACATGGGTTCCCTCCACTGGGAAGAGCACAGTTCTTTCTGCTCAGCCTGGGGAAGGCCATCAAAATGTCACTGAAGCCTCCTCCCACACCACTGTGTCTCTTACACAAAGGGTGTGGTCACATAGTGATGCTTTGGAGAGAATTGCCTTATCCCGCACTGATGAGAGGGTTCCATCCAGAGCTGCCAGCACAGTGGTGGCAGAGCATCAAGGACATGCTGCCACACATGTCCTCAAGCCGAGTATCTCAGCTGCCTCCACTAGACTGGCCAGGAAGCACCTTAGTCCCTTTCCTACCTCGCCAAACCCGATGAACATGTCTCAGCACAACCAAAGGTTAAGGTCCACTCATGAGACTGTCCACTCAAATCCCTTTGAAGATGAAATTCCAGTCACCCTGCTGGATGACAGTGAGGAAGCAGCGGGGACTCAGGAAGAGGTGGGGGCTCCTCAACTGCGTGTCCGTTGTGACTACCACCCTTGCAAGCATCTGCAGACCCCGTGTGCAGAGCTGCAGCAGCGCTTGCGGTGCCTCTGTCCTGGTCTCAGTAAGGAGGACACCATCCCCGACCCTCCCAAGCTGCAGGAGGCGGCAGAGGTGACAGACACGTCGATGCTCATTCGCTGGTGTGCCCCTAACTCTGTGGTGTTCTGGTACCATGTCCATTACTCTGCAGAAGGAGGGGTGGGGAACCAGTCGGTGGGGAACATCTATTCAACAGCCCGGCAGCACCCCCTGTATGGGCTATCACCAGACACTACCTACCACGTATGTGTGTTGGCAGCCAACAGAGCTGGCCTGAGCCAGCCACAGACCTCGGGCTGGAGGAGATCATGTACCAACTTCAGGACCAAGCCTAGCTCAGTGATCATCTTTTGGGGAATGTGTACCACTAGTAGCTTGCTGCTGCTCAGCACCCTGGTGTTGTCTGTATGTCTCTGCAGGCAGCGCTGGAAGCCACACAGGCAGTGCTATGACACACACTTGGTGGCCTTCAAAAACCCAGCCAAGGAtgaggttgtagctcagtggtag